AACGACCAAAATTCCCAAAATGCTCTTTTTGTGAATAATTTTTTTTATTTATTCCCCTCACATTTTTTAGTGACAAATACATTTTAACAAAATGTGGCATATCTCATCAATATTTGAAAGGAAAATGTAACTCATTGCCGTGTACACATGTAAAAATATGCTTACAGAGCGTCTAATTCTTTATTTTTGAATTTTGTAAAACAAAAACCGGCTTTTGCCGGAATTTGTTTAGACAAATCGATTGAAATTATTTAGAGCTTTTCTTCGCAGCAGATTTTTTGTCGGATTTAGCGGCTTCCTTTTTTTCAACCTTTGTTTCAGGCTTTACAAATAAAGAGGCTATGCTTTTGGAAGCTTTGATATCTAGAAGGGAAACCTTGACTGTAAGTTTGCCGTTGTTAAGTATCTTTGCTTTGCTGCCAGTTTCAATCAGCTTTTTCTCAACAAGTGATTTTAAGCTGACAACCTCGCCATCTTTGTAATTCTTGGAAATGTCGTCGAGGGAAATAACTCTGGCTTTATCATTAACTGATTTAAAGCCTCGAAGTTTCGGCAGGCGCATTGAAAGCGGTGTTTGGCCACCTTCAAAACGTTTGGGAATATTAAAACCAGAACGTGATTTTTGGCCCTTGGTTCCGCGCCCTGCTGTTTTACCTTGTCCCGCAGAAATTCCGCGCCCAATTCGCTTAATGCTTTTTTTGCTATATGATTTTAGTGATATTTTTTCCATGAGTTTGCCTATTTTTTAGCTTTAATTTTCGCTTTCGTGTCCTTCTTTGCCGGTTTGCTATTTGGTTTTATTGGCTCTGCTTTTTTTTCTCCAGTCTTTTCTTCAGCTAATTCAACTTTTACCTCTTTAACCTCAACGCGTTCGCTCTTTTTATCAAAATCTGAGATCTTGTCAACAACACGTGCACTAAAAGATTGTAAAGCTTTTATCGTGGCAGTAACGTTATTAACTTTGTTTTGGCTCCCCATTGATTTTGCCAAGATATCTGAAATGCCGGCAAGCTCAACCACGGCACGTACCGAACCACCAGCAACGATGGAAGTACCACTAGAAGCCGGCTTTAGAAGAACGATGGCTGCACCATATTTAGATCTGACTTCATGCGGAATTGTGCCTTTTATGATAGGAACATTGACTAGGCGTTTCTTTGCTTTGGTAGAAGCCTTTCGAACAGCGTCTGCAACTTCATTTGCCTTGGCAACACCCATTCCGACGCGGCCTTTTCTGTCACCCAAAACGATCAAAGCTCTAAAACGGATTCTTCGTCCGCCTTTTACAACTCTGGAGATTCTAGAAACCTCAATCACGCGCTCCTCAAATTCCTTTTCTTCTCGAGGTTTTCTGTCCCTGTGAGCAGATCTTGGCCTCATAATATTTTTTTCAAGTTCTTTGGGCATGTTTCCTCTTAGATGTTTAAGCCTGATTTTTTTGCTGCTTCTACTAATTCTTTTACCGCACCATGATAGCGATATTCCGATCGGTCCAAAACAACACTTTTGACTTTCTTTTCTGCAGCTTTTTTGGCGATCTCTTCGCCGACTTTTCTAGCCATATCGGTAAGCTTGCCATCTCCTGCCTTAAGCGTTGATACAGCGACCAAGACATTTCCTGTTTCCGAATCGACTATTTGGGCGTACATATTCTTATTTGAGCGTACTACAATAAGCCTTGGCAAATTTTGATTGGCACTGTTAATTTTCTTGATTTTATTTCGAACGTTTGCCATTTATGCTGCCTTTCCTGCAGACTGAGCAGTTTTACCGGCTTTTCTGCGAATGACTTCTTCACTATATTTAATGCCTTTGCCCTTATACACCTCTGGTGGCCTGACTTTTCGGACTTTGGCTGCAAATTCACCAACTTTTTGCCTGTCAATTCCTTCGATAACAATGGAATTTTTAACCACATTGACCGCAATTTCCTCTGGGATGTCGAGCTTTATCTCGTGTGAATAACCCATGTTGAGAATCAATTCTGTTCCTTCAACCCGAACACGATAACCGGTACCTTTGAATTCGAGTGTCTTTTTGGCACCCTTAGACAAATCAGCAATAATTCCAGAAATAAGGCGGGTTATAAGCCCATGCTGTGATTTTTCAAATTTTGAATTTCCATTTCGGCTTGTCGTGATAATACCATTTTCTATCTTTACTTTAATTTCATCCGGCAAATCTAAAATTCTTTCACCTTTTGTTGATTTTGCAATAAACTTGTTATTTTCAACAGATATTGTGATATTGTCATCAGTTTTAATTGGTCGTTTTCCTAGTCTTGACATATTTCCTACCAAATTTCACAAATTAATTCACCACCGATATTCGTTTTCTTGGCTTCGCGTCCAGAAATCACACCGACTGGCGTTGACATTACGATGAGTCCCAGGCCACGCAAAGGTTTAGGAATATCGTTGGCTTTGACATAAATGCGCTGTCCCGGCTTACTCAATCTCTTTAAATGCATCATTTTACCAGCGCCAAACGTAACAAGAAGCATCTTTTGGTTCTTAACAATTTTTTCAGAAACCGCAGAAATAAACCCTTCCTTTAGGATCACGTCCAAAACCGCTTTCTTGTGTTTCGAGTAAGGCAAAACTGCTTCGGTTTTTCCGGCGCTTAATGCGTTTTTCAATCTGATTAATAAATCTGCAATTGGATCTGACATATTGTCTCTTAAAGTTTAATTGATATATTTTCTGTGTTTAAAATTCTGTACAATTTACCAGCTGGACTTGGTTACGCCAGGTATTTCTCCACGGCTAGCTCGCTCTCTAAAGCAGATGCGGCACATATCATACTTTCTTATGTAAGCACGCGGCCGTCCGCAAAGCTTACATCTTCGTATTTTACGTGTGGAAAATTTTGGCTTTCTATTCGCCTTTACAATCATCGATTCTTTAGCCATTATTTGCTCCCTTCTTGTTTTTCAAACGGGAATCCTAGCGCAGAAAGCAATGCCTCACATTCGGCATTATTCTTGGCAGTTGTATTAACATTTATCTGAAAACCGAAATTCTCGGTTACATTTTCAAATTTAATTTCGGGCATGATTGTATGCTCAGAAATTCCAAGCGAATAATTGCCCCTGCCATCGAATCCATTTCGGGACAATCCCTTGAAATCTCTAACGCGTGGAAGAGCGACATTGGCTAGGCGGAAAATAAAATCATACATTTTCTCGCCGCGTAGTGTTACTGTAAGGCCGACTGGCTGGCCAATTCGCAGCTTAAATGCAGAAACTGCTTTTCTGGATTTGTTGATTTTAGGTTTCTGGCCAGTAATTATTGCCAGGTCATTCTGAATTTTTTCAATTGCTTTTTCTTCTTCTTTGAATTTGCCAACACCCGAGGATACAACTACTTTTGTAACTTTCGGTGTTCTTTCGATATTGGTAAAAGAGAGAGTTTTTTTGAGCTCTGGCCTGATCGTGTCATAAAATTTTTCTTTCAAAGCGGTCATTACTTGGCTCCTCCCTCAATTGACTGATTGCATTTTTTGCAAATTCGAATTTTAGCATCATTCTTTATGCTGTATCCGACTCTTCCTGATTTGCCGCAATTCGGGCAAATGACAGCAACATTGGATGCGTCAAGCTTTTTGTTGATGTCGATTATTCCACCCTGCGGGTTCTTGCGGCTCGGCTTAACATGTTTTTTCATGATATGAACGCCTTTTACAGTAAGTTTATTTTCGGTGGCAAAAACACTATCAACTATGCCGCTTTTTCCGCGGTCTTTGCCAACTTTTACCAATACATTGTCATTTTTCTTAATTTTCATCGTATTTACTTTATGAACTTTATAAACTTTATGGACTTAATAGACTATAATACTTCGGGTGCTAACGAAATTATTTTCATGTAGCCATTTCTTATCTCGCGTGGAATAGGCCCGAAAATACGCGTACCTCGTGGATTTTTATCATTGTCGATAATTACCGCAGCGTTTTCATCAAACCGGATATATGAGCCATCTTCGCGGCCAAGTTCTTTTCTTGTCCTCACTATCACTGCTTTTACAACTTCCTTTTTCTTGACAGTTCCGCGAGGAATAGCGACTTTCACCGATGCGGTAATAACATCACCAATCTTGGCTGCATCTCTTTTTTTGTGTCCCAAAATAGTAATGCATTCGATTTCCTTTGCACCAGTATTGTCTGCAACTTTTAATCTTGTTCCGGGCTGAATCACTAGCTAACCTTTCTTACCGCTTCAAAATGCTTATTTTTTGAAAGTGGCTTTGTTTCTTTAATTTCAACAACATCACCTGTTTTATATTCGTTCTTCTCATCGTTGACCAAGTATTTCTTTGAAACCTTATACTTCTTTTTATAAAGGCGATTTGTCTTGATCCGGTCAACCGAAACGGTAATGGTTTTGTCTAAACCATCAAACACTACTTCGCCAACTAAAATTCTAGATGTTTTTTCTTCTTTCATTTTTACTCCGCACTCGCATTCTTAATGGTAAGAAGCCGAGCAAGTTTCTTTTTATTATCGGAAATCTGAGCGTGATTTGAAGATTTTCCTGCTTTAACAGAAAGGCTTTTTACGGCAATTTCTTTTCTGGCTTTTGCAATTTCTGCCAAAATCTCAGTATCTTTCATATTTTTTATTCTTTTCAATTCTTCGGTTTTTTTCATTATTCTTCCTTTGTGAGAAATTTGGTCTTGACGGAAATTTTATGCTGAGCTAGTCTCATCGCTTCTTTTGCTATGTCGTAAGGTACGCCATCCATTTCAAACAATATTCTGCCTGGGCGAATAACTG
The nucleotide sequence above comes from Patescibacteria group bacterium. Encoded proteins:
- a CDS encoding type Z 30S ribosomal protein S14, with amino-acid sequence MAKESMIVKANRKPKFSTRKIRRCKLCGRPRAYIRKYDMCRICFRERASRGEIPGVTKSSW
- the rplF gene encoding 50S ribosomal protein L6, encoding MSRLGKRPIKTDDNITISVENNKFIAKSTKGERILDLPDEIKVKIENGIITTSRNGNSKFEKSQHGLITRLISGIIADLSKGAKKTLEFKGTGYRVRVEGTELILNMGYSHEIKLDIPEEIAVNVVKNSIVIEGIDRQKVGEFAAKVRKVRPPEVYKGKGIKYSEEVIRRKAGKTAQSAGKAA
- the rplN gene encoding 50S ribosomal protein L14, whose protein sequence is MIQPGTRLKVADNTGAKEIECITILGHKKRDAAKIGDVITASVKVAIPRGTVKKKEVVKAVIVRTRKELGREDGSYIRFDENAAVIIDNDKNPRGTRIFGPIPREIRNGYMKIISLAPEVL
- the rplE gene encoding 50S ribosomal protein L5, with the translated sequence MTALKEKFYDTIRPELKKTLSFTNIERTPKVTKVVVSSGVGKFKEEEKAIEKIQNDLAIITGQKPKINKSRKAVSAFKLRIGQPVGLTVTLRGEKMYDFIFRLANVALPRVRDFKGLSRNGFDGRGNYSLGISEHTIMPEIKFENVTENFGFQINVNTTAKNNAECEALLSALGFPFEKQEGSK
- the rplR gene encoding 50S ribosomal protein L18, which codes for MANVRNKIKKINSANQNLPRLIVVRSNKNMYAQIVDSETGNVLVAVSTLKAGDGKLTDMARKVGEEIAKKAAEKKVKSVVLDRSEYRYHGAVKELVEAAKKSGLNI
- the rpsQ gene encoding 30S ribosomal protein S17; translation: MKEEKTSRILVGEVVFDGLDKTITVSVDRIKTNRLYKKKYKVSKKYLVNDEKNEYKTGDVVEIKETKPLSKNKHFEAVRKVS
- the rpmC gene encoding 50S ribosomal protein L29; this encodes MKKTEELKRIKNMKDTEILAEIAKARKEIAVKSLSVKAGKSSNHAQISDNKKKLARLLTIKNASAE
- the rplO gene encoding 50S ribosomal protein L15, with amino-acid sequence MEKISLKSYSKKSIKRIGRGISAGQGKTAGRGTKGQKSRSGFNIPKRFEGGQTPLSMRLPKLRGFKSVNDKARVISLDDISKNYKDGEVVSLKSLVEKKLIETGSKAKILNNGKLTVKVSLLDIKASKSIASLFVKPETKVEKKEAAKSDKKSAAKKSSK
- the rplX gene encoding 50S ribosomal protein L24; its protein translation is MKIKKNDNVLVKVGKDRGKSGIVDSVFATENKLTVKGVHIMKKHVKPSRKNPQGGIIDINKKLDASNVAVICPNCGKSGRVGYSIKNDAKIRICKKCNQSIEGGAK
- the rpsH gene encoding 30S ribosomal protein S8 gives rise to the protein MSDPIADLLIRLKNALSAGKTEAVLPYSKHKKAVLDVILKEGFISAVSEKIVKNQKMLLVTFGAGKMMHLKRLSKPGQRIYVKANDIPKPLRGLGLIVMSTPVGVISGREAKKTNIGGELICEIW
- the rpsE gene encoding 30S ribosomal protein S5 is translated as MPKELEKNIMRPRSAHRDRKPREEKEFEERVIEVSRISRVVKGGRRIRFRALIVLGDRKGRVGMGVAKANEVADAVRKASTKAKKRLVNVPIIKGTIPHEVRSKYGAAIVLLKPASSGTSIVAGGSVRAVVELAGISDILAKSMGSQNKVNNVTATIKALQSFSARVVDKISDFDKKSERVEVKEVKVELAEEKTGEKKAEPIKPNSKPAKKDTKAKIKAKK